From a single Fusarium fujikuroi IMI 58289 draft genome, chromosome FFUJ_chr03 genomic region:
- a CDS encoding related to RAY38 protein translates to MSVVTKNPFAYLGNDSDGEEKPVVPVKTVDKNTARTTKRNVEPQAPVRAGGAGGNRRGPGGNEGAFRDRGAGSNRNQNRSTEEAPRDGPRGGAGARVRGGRGARHARERDDRHPSKFGGHGGSDKQAAQSWGANEGTAELKDEQAGEAIAKDEQKDAVAEDAAAEAAAAEEEAEKQVSYEEYLAQQAEKKAALDSGLKVREANEGSKLDKKWANAKPLENEEEEYFAPTGGKAQRQRERKVKQTIDFDPRFVEPERTRGGARGGRGGRGGRGGERGGDRGRGGNRGGRGGAPQGSAKGNAAINTSDQSAFPSLGGN, encoded by the exons GCAACGACAGTGACGGCGAGGAGAAGCCCGTCGTTCCTGTCAAGACCGTTGACAAGAACACTGCTCGTACTACTAAGCGTAATGTCGAGCCCCAGGCTCCCGTAAGGGCCGGTGGTGCTGGCGGTAACCGCCGTGGTCCTGGTGGTAACGAGGGTG CTTTCCGGGATCGCGGTGCTGGCAGCAACCGAAACCAGAACCGATCCACTGAGGAGGCTCCTCGTGATGGTCCCCGAGGCGGTGCCGGTGCTCGTGTCCGTGGTG GACGTGGCGCTAGACACGCCCGTGAGCGCGATGACCGACACCCTTCCAAGTTCGGCGGCCACGG TGGCTCTGACAAGCAGGCTGCCCAATCCTGGGGTGCTAACGAGGGTACTGCTGAGCTTAAGGACGAGCAGGCCGGTGAAGCTATCGCTAAGGACGAGCAAAAGGATGCCGTTGCTGAGGACGCTGCCGCCGAGGCTGCCGCcgccgaggaggaggccGAGAAGCAGGTCTCTTACGAGGAATATCTCGCCCAgcaggctgagaagaaggccgctCTCGACTCCGGTCTCAAGGTCCGTGAGGCCAACGAGGGCAGcaagctcgacaagaagTGGGCCAACGCCAAGCCCCTCGagaacgaggaggaggagtacTTCGCCCCTACCGGAGGCAAGGCCCAGCGCCAGCGCGAGCGCAAGGTCAAGCAAACCATTGACTTCGACCCTCGCTTCGTCGAGCCTGAGCGCACCCGAGGTGGTGCTCGCGGAGGCCGAGGCGGCCGTGGAGGTCGTGGCGGAGAGCGTGGTGGTGACCGTGGCCGTGGAGGTAACCGCGGCGGTCGCGGCGGTGCTCCTCAGGGATCTGCTAAGGGCAATGCTGCTATTAACACCAGCGACCAGTCTGCTTTCCCCAGCCTCGGCGGCAACTAG